The Oscillospiraceae bacterium genome contains the following window.
TGAGGTCGGCGGCATCGGCATGGACGGCCGCTCCATGGTCACCAAGAACGACTTCCGCTTCCTGCACACCCTCGAGAACATGGGCCCCGCCCCCGAGCCGAACATGACGGTGCTGTACTCCAGCGCCCTGCCCAAGACCTTCAAGGATTATGCGTCCAAGATCTCCATCGACACCTCCAGTGTCCAGTATGAGAACGATGATGTCATGAAGCCTGTCTGGGGCGATGACTACTCCATCTGCTGCTGCGTTTCCGCCACCCAGACCGGTAAGGAGATGCAGTTCTTCGGCGCGCGTGCCAACCTCGCCAAGTGCCTGCTCTACGCCATCAACGGCGGCGTGGATGAAAAGCTGGGCGAGCAGGTCGGCCCCGCTTACGCCCCCATCACCGCTGAGTACCTCGACTACAACGAGGTCATGGCCAAGTACGATGTCATGATGGACTGGCTGGCCGGGCTGTATGTCAACATCCTGAACCTGATCCAGTATATGCACGACAAGTACTACTATGAGGCTGCCGAGATGGCCCTGATCGACACCGAGGTCCGCCGCACCTTCGCTACCGGCATTGCCGGCTTCAGCCATGTGGTTGACTCCCTGTCCGCCATCAAGTACGCCAAGGTCAAGTGCATCCGCAATGAGCAGGGCCTTGTCACCGATTACGAGATCGAGGGCGAGTTCCCGAAGTACGGCAACGATGATGACCGCGCTGACGACATCGCCGTTGAGCTGCTGCGCAGCTTCCTCGAGAAGATCAAGCGCCGCCACACCTACCGCAACTCCGAGGCTACCACCTCGATCCTGACCATCACCTCCAATGTTGTCTACGGCAAGGCCACCGGCGCCATGCCGGACGGCCGCAAGGCGTACACTCCGTTTGCCCCCGGCGGCAACCCGAGCTACGGCGCCGAGACCCACGGTCTGCTGGCGTCCCTCAACTCCGTTGCCAAGCTGCCCTACCACTGGGCGCTGGACGGCATCTCCAACACCCAGACCATCAACCCCGATGCGCTGGGCCACAGCGAGGACGAGCGCGTGACCAACCTTGTGCAGGTTATGGACGGCTACTTTGACCAGGGTGCCCACCACCTGAACGTCAACGTCTTTGGCGTGGAAAAGCTGCTGGATGCCATGGAGCACCCCGAGAAGGAGGAGTACGCCAACTTCACCATCCGTGTCTCCGGCTACGCGGTCAAGTTCATCGACCTGACCAAGGAGCAGCAGCTGGATGTTATTGCGCGTACCTGCCATAAGGTCCTGTGATTTTCTAAGCTGAATAAGGCCCGCAGCCGCGGCTGCGGGCTTTTTTGTGGTATACTGTGTTATACCACCCGGTAGGGGCCGGGCATGCCCGGCCCGCAGGTTTGCGAAAGCTACCCGTTCACGTTTTACAGCACCCCTTTTCAAATTGCATTGTAGGGAGGGGTCTTGACCCCTCCGCGGCGGCCAGAGGGCTGGCCGCCCTACAAGCGCCCGCAAAAGGAATGCGTAGGGGAGGGATTTATCCCTCCCGGGACGTGTGCGGCAGCCGCGGGGCGTCGAGGACGCCGCCCCCTACCAATTCATTTTCCCAATAAACGGAGGCACACTTTATGTCCGAAACCTTAGGCTACATCCATTCTGTTGAGACCTTCGGCCTTGTCGATGGCCCCGGCGTGCGGTATATCATCTTTTTGCAGGGGTGTGCCATGCGCTGCCAATACTGCCATAACCCCGAGACGTGGGCCTTTACCAAAGATACCGCCAAGACCCCGCAGGAGGCCTTTACTGCCGCCTACCGCTACCGCAACTACTGGCGCAGCAACGGCGGCCTGACGATCAGCGGCGGCGAGCCGCTGCTGCAGATGGATTTTGTCAGCGAGGTGTTCCGGCTGGCACGCGCCAAAAAGGTGCAGACCGCGCTGGACACCAGCGCCCAGCCCTTTGCGCCCGACAACGCCGACTGGATGGCCCGCTTTGACCGCCTGCTGGAAAACACTGACCTCGTCATTCTGGATTTGAAAGAAATTGACGAGGAAAAGCACAAAAAGCTGACCGGCCACAGCAACAAAAATATTCTGGCGATGGCGCAGTATGTGGCGGCCAGGGGCGTGCATTTGTGGATACGCCATGTGCTGGTGCCCGGCCTGACCGATGACGCCGACGGCCTGCGCGCGCTGGATGCGTTTATCAAGACGCTGCCCACCGTGCGCCGGGTGGAGATTTTGCCCTACCACACGCTGGGGCTGTTCAAGTGGCAGAATCTGGGGATTCCCTATCCGCTGGACGGTGTGCGGGTGCCCACCGCCGAGGAGATCGCCGCAGCGGAGCAGCTGCTGCATGTCCGCGACTACCCCGATGCGCCCAAGGATTAAATTCTACAAAAATAGTGGGAATTATTTTTGGGAAAACGCTTGACATTACAGCTTTAGTATGGTAAAGTATATGCGTGGTTAGCAGCTACTAACCATAACCAACCTCGAGCCCGCCGGCTGTTTTGCCTCTCCGGCGCGGCTCCTGCCAATAACAGGCTGCGCCTCCGTTTCGGCGTTTTGCTCTGCGCCTTTTGCGGTCTGCTTATTGCGTTTCGCCCCATCGTTCTCTGCTCCGGACGATGGGGCTTTTTTTATTTGTGCGCCCCCTTATAAAAGGGATTTGTAGGGAGGGGTCTTGACCCCTCCGCGGGGCGTCGGGGACGCCGCCCCCTACAGTGGCGAACCGCGAACTTTCCCGCTATGGCAGACGCCCGCAAAAAGGTCATCCCTCCCGGGACTATTGCAACCCTGTAGGGGCCGGGCATGCCCGGCCCTCGGCCTGACGAAAGCGCCCGTCTGCGGGAACCACCCCGGGCGGATATAGAATCCGCCCCTACGGGAAATCGCTGCCGCCCCTTTTGCGGTTTGTATGTAGGGCGGGGTACCGCGGGCGTACATCCCGCAAGCCCATCTTTCAACAACAACCGCCGCCCGTCGTGGAAAACTTCCCCGGCGGGCGGCGGTTTATTGCGCGTAAATAGAGTTTATTTGCTGATCCTGTCGATCTCCGCCAGTTCTTCGGCGGTAAAACTCGTGTTCTGCACGGCCTTGATGTTATCGAGAATCTGCTGCGTCTTGGACGCGCCGATCAAAACGGTCGTGATTTCCTCGTGGCTCAGCAGCCATGCCAGCGCCATTTCGGCCAGCGTCTGGCCGCGGGCAGCGGCCATCTCGTTCAGCGCACGGATCTTCGCCAGCGTTTCCTGTGTGAGGTCCGTCTCCTTCAGGAAACGCCCATCGGTGTGGACGCGGCTGTCGGCCGGGATGCCGTGCAGATACCGGTCGGTCAGAAGGCCCTGTGCCAGCGGGCTGAAGGTGATGATGCCCTTGTGCAGGCGGGCGGCGGTATCCTTCAGGCCGTTGCTCTCGATCGTGCGGTCAAAGATCGAGTAGCGGTTCTGGTTGATGATGAACGGCACATGCAGCTCGTCCAGAATGGCCGTGGCCTTTTCCAGCGTAGGGCCGTCATAGTTGGACAGGCCCGCATACAGCGCCTTGCCGCTGCGCACAGCCTGCGCCAGTGCGCCCATCGTCTCCTCCAGCGGGGTGTTGGGGTCCATGCGGTGGTGGTAGAAGATGTCCACATAGTCCAGTCCCATGCGGCGCAGGCTCTGGTCCAGACTGGCCAGCAGGTACTTGCGGCTGCCCCAGTTGCCGTAGGGGCCGTCCCACATCTCGTACCCGGCCTTGGTGGAGATGATCAGCTCATCGCGGTAGACGCCGAGATCATCGCGCAGAATTTTACCAAAATTCCGCTCGGCTGCGCCCGGCTCGGGGCCGTAGTTGTTGGCAAGGTCAAAGTGGGTGATGCCGTTGTCAAACGCGGTGCGGCAGAGCGCACGCATGTTCTCATAGGGCGCTGTATCGCCAAAATTGTGCCACAGCCCCAGCGAGACAGCGGGCAGCAGCAGGCCGCTGTCGCCGCAGCGGCGGTAGGGCAGCACATCATAGCGGTTTTGAGCAGGTTGGTACATGGTTACAGATCCCCCTTTGTTTTCGGTATGGTTTTGTCTACATTATAAAAGCAGCGGCCCGCTTTTGCAAGGCAGCAGCGGGAAAAATCCGTGCAAAAACGCGCACGAATTTTTGGGAGATTGACAAAAATCCGAAATCGGACTATAATAAATATCCGAAATCGGATTTTGAAAAGAGGCGCCCTATGCAGGAGAAAGAGCGGCAGGTATATGACCTGCTTGAAATAACGAACCGCCAGTTCAATGAGTGCAACGCCCTGTACCACGCGGCGGCGCAGCGGTGCGGCCTGTCGGACGCAGCATTCTGGGTGCTGTATGCGCTGTGCACTACGCATGAGCCGCAGACCCAGAACCGTATGGCGGCAGAGTGGGGGCAGCCCAAGCAGACGCTGAACTCTGCCGTTGCCGCCATGGTGAAAAAGGGTCTGGTGGCGCTTTGCCCGGGAAAAGGCGCACACAGCGGCAAGCTCGTGACCCTGACGGACGAGGGCCGTGCCCTGGCCGAGCGCACAGTGGGGCCGGTTATCGCAGCCGAGCAGCAGGCCATGACCCGTCAGGGCCTTGCCGAAGTCGAGCAGAACTGCCGCCTGACCCAGCGGTATCTGGAATGCTTACGGCAGGAGTTTGAAAAAATTGCGCGGTAGGGGCCGGGCATGCCCGGCCCACAGCATAATGGAAACAGGGAGGTAAAGGCAAGGTGCAGGGCCGGACATGTCCGGCCCCTACATGCGTGTTTGCCGCAAAAACAGGAGCATTTATGTCAAAATCAAACCAGATCCAATTATCCGACCACTTTACCACGGGGCGGCTGCTGAAATTCACGGCATCGCCCATTATCATGATGATCTTCACGTCAATCTACACGATTGTGGATGGCTTCTTTGTCTCGAACTATGCGGGTAAAACGGCGTTTACGGCGCTGAACCTGATTTACCCGTATCTTCAGATGCTGGGCTGCCTCGGCTTTATGATCGGCACAGGCGGCAGCGCCCTTGTTGCCATGACGCTGGGCACCGGCGATGAGAAGCGCGCAAACCGGCTGTTCAGTATGCTGGTGGTTGCAACCGCCGTGCTGGGTGTGCTGTTCAGCGCTTTCGGCCTTGCGCTGTTGGAGCCTGTGGCCCTGCGGCTGGGCGCAACGCCGGAGCTGCTGCCCAGCTGCCTGACCTACGGCCGCATTTTGCTGACATTCCAAACGGTGTTCATGCTGCAGTATCTGTTCCAGAGCTTTTTTATTGCAGCCGAAAAGCCGAGGCTGGGCCTTTGCTTCACGGTGGCAGCGGGTGCGACCAATATGGTGCTGGACTTTGTCCTTGTAGGTGTGGCGGGGCTGGGGCTGGTCGGCGCGGCATCGGCCACGGTCATCAGCCAGATGGTCGGCGGCGTGGCCCCAATCTTCTATTTTATGAAGCGCCGCCCCGGCTGCCGCCTGTATTTCACAAAGCCGCTGTTCAGCCTGTGGGAGCTGTTCAAGGCCTGCACAAACGGTGCGAGCGAGCTGATGACGAACATCTCCATGTCGCTGGTCAGCGCGCTGTACAACATGCAGCTGCTCAAGCTGTTCGGCGCGGACGGCGTTGCGGCCTACGGCGTGCTTATGTATGTGGGCTTTGTGTTCGCGGCGGTGTTCATCGGCTATGCGCAGGGCTGTGCGCCCATCGTCAGCTACCACTTTGGCGCGGACAATAAGGACGAACTGAAAAACCTGCTGCGCCGCAGTCTGACCATTATCTCTGTGGCGGGCGTTGCCATGCTGGTCTCAAGTGAGCTGCTGGCCGGGCCGCTGGCAAAAATCTTTGTCGGCTACGATGCGGGCCTGCTGGCGCTGACGATACACGGCATGAAGCTGTACTCCATCAGCTTTATTCTGTCCGGGTTCAACATTTTCGGCTCGGCGTTCTTCACGGCGCTGAACAACGGCGCGGTGTCGGCGGCCATCAGCTTTTTGCGCACGCTGCTGTTCCAGATCGTGTCGATTTTGACCCTGCCGCTCCTCATTGGTGTGGACGGCATCTGGCTGGCGGTCGTTGCCGCCGAGGCCATGGCGCTGGTGTGTACGGCTGGGTTTGTTGTGTGGGGACGGAAGAAGTACGGGTACCTGTAAATAAAGAAGAGGGCGCGAAAGCGTCCTCTTTTTTGCGTCTCTAAGGCTTCCCCCTCGGGGGAAGCTGTCCGTGTAAGCGGACTGATGAGGGGCGAGCTTGCCTTGTTGCCCTTTTGCGGCTCAATATCGGCAAACCTGCCCCTCATCCGGCCTTCGGCCACCTTCCCCCGAAGGGGGAAGGCTTGAGGTATTATTCCTCCTCGTCAGCTTCCAAAATCTCCTGCGCGACCTCGCCGCGGCTGCGGCGGGTATCCATCGCGCCCTTCTCGATGAGGCGGTGGGCCTCGGTCTCGGTCATGCCCTTTTTCTCGATCAGGTAGCACTTTGCGCGGTCAACAAGCCGCAGCTGGGCGATCTTATCCAGCAGCTTTGCATTCTCGGCGCGCAGCACGGCCAGCCGCTTGTAGTTGCTGGCCGCGATCTGTACGGCCTGCCGGAACTGGACCGCCGTGAACGGCTTGCCCAGCACCAGCACACCGAAATCCTGCAGCTTGTCGGCAATCTGCTCGGCGGTGCCGGTCTTGGCCAGCAGAATGACGCCGGCATCGGTCTTTTGCACCGCGTCGGTGCCCAGCTCATGGCCGAACTCGTCAGGCAGGGGCGTATTGATGATGATGACCTCATAGTCGTTTGTGTCCATGCGGCGGCGTGCCTCACCGCCGCTGGCAGCGATCGTGGGGCGGGTGTAGCCCAACTCCCCGATGTGCCGTGCCAGATACTCGTTGGCGTTGTTTCCGGCCGAAACGATCAATGCTTTTCCCATGGGCTGCCCTCCCTTCCTGATGGATTTTTTGTGCCTGCCGTGTGCGGGCGCATATGGAATGCGCCCCTACGGGTGGTTGTAGGGGGCGGCGTCCTCGACGCCCCGCGGGCGGGCACTGCCCGCCCCTACATAGCGGCCTTCACGGTGCTGTAGGGGCAGATGCAAGCATCGACCCCAACATTTCACAAAATCAAATAATCAGGAAGCTGTGCGCCCGTTCCCATGCCTCGGTGTCGGGGGCGGATTCGGCGTCATGGCAGAGCTGGGTCTGGTACTCAAAATACTTGTTCTGCAGCGCGACCGGCAGCTCGGCGCTGATAAACTCGCTCTGGCCCGCCACGGTGATGGCCTCCCGCAGGGTGCGGGGCAGGCTTTCCAGACCGGCGGCAGCGCTGGGGTGGAACAGGTTGCGGTTGACGGCCTCGGGCAGAGGCAGCTTGCGCTCGATGCCGTCCAGACCGGCGGCCAGGATCAGCCCGATGACAAGATACGGGTTGCCCGCAGGGTCGGGGCCGCGCAGCTCCACGCGGCAGAACTCGCCGTGGGCGCTGGGCAGCCGCACCAGCTGGCTGCGGTTCTGGCGGCTCCAGTTGACATAGAGCGGGGCCTCGTTGGCACCGAGCCGCGCGTAGGAGTTCGGCACCGGGTTGCAGAAGGCCGTCAGCTCCCGCGCGTGGGCCAGAATGCCCGCCACAAAATGCCCGGCCTCACTGTCGGGGGCAAAGTCACCGTCAAACAGGTTCTTGCCGTCCCGCAGCAGCGAGATATTGACATGCAGGCCGCTGCCCGGCTGGTTGGCAAGGGGCTTGGGCATAAAGCTGGCAAACAGGCCGTTGCGCGCCGCAATGGCCTTGAC
Protein-coding sequences here:
- the pflA gene encoding pyruvate formate-lyase-activating protein yields the protein MSETLGYIHSVETFGLVDGPGVRYIIFLQGCAMRCQYCHNPETWAFTKDTAKTPQEAFTAAYRYRNYWRSNGGLTISGGEPLLQMDFVSEVFRLARAKKVQTALDTSAQPFAPDNADWMARFDRLLENTDLVILDLKEIDEEKHKKLTGHSNKNILAMAQYVAARGVHLWIRHVLVPGLTDDADGLRALDAFIKTLPTVRRVEILPYHTLGLFKWQNLGIPYPLDGVRVPTAEEIAAAEQLLHVRDYPDAPKD
- a CDS encoding ANTAR domain-containing protein yields the protein MGKALIVSAGNNANEYLARHIGELGYTRPTIAASGGEARRRMDTNDYEVIIINTPLPDEFGHELGTDAVQKTDAGVILLAKTGTAEQIADKLQDFGVLVLGKPFTAVQFRQAVQIAASNYKRLAVLRAENAKLLDKIAQLRLVDRAKCYLIEKKGMTETEAHRLIEKGAMDTRRSRGEVAQEILEADEEE
- a CDS encoding glutamine synthetase family protein; this translates as MKRTAQDILNFVEDNDVKFAKLTFCDIFGNQKNVSLFASELPRAFSEGVSFDGSSIAGFMNVEESDLVLWPDPDTATVLPWRPTEGRVIRMYCDITLPNGKPFEGNCRGYLQSVVKRARAMGLTCNVGCECEFYLFETDENGNPTRIPLDMGGYFDIPPLDKGENIRREICFAIEEMGLHPEHSHHESGHGQNEVCFRYTTALKSADNLNTFKSTVKAIAARNGLFASFMPKPLANQPGSGLHVNISLLRDGKNLFDGDFAPDSEAGHFVAGILAHARELTAFCNPVPNSYARLGANEAPLYVNWSRQNRSQLVRLPSAHGEFCRVELRGPDPAGNPYLVIGLILAAGLDGIERKLPLPEAVNRNLFHPSAAAGLESLPRTLREAITVAGQSEFISAELPVALQNKYFEYQTQLCHDAESAPDTEAWERAHSFLII
- a CDS encoding MarR family transcriptional regulator, translating into MQEKERQVYDLLEITNRQFNECNALYHAAAQRCGLSDAAFWVLYALCTTHEPQTQNRMAAEWGQPKQTLNSAVAAMVKKGLVALCPGKGAHSGKLVTLTDEGRALAERTVGPVIAAEQQAMTRQGLAEVEQNCRLTQRYLECLRQEFEKIAR
- the pflB gene encoding formate C-acetyltransferase; translation: MTDFKQWEGFEGRIWKEEVNTRDFIQKNYTPYDGDESFLAGPTDATNKLWGALQKLQKAERAKGGVLDMETEVVSGLTAYGPGYIDPELKDLEKVVGLQTDKPLKRAFMPYGGIKMAEQACTTYGYQPSEKLHEIFTKYCRTHNQAVFDAYTPEMKKARHSHIVTGLPDTYGRGRIVGDYRRVALYGIDYLIKAKQNDFANCGDGTMTEEVVRQREEIAMQITALKGMKEMAAAYGFDISQPAANAKEAVQWLYFGYLAAIKTQNGAAMSVGRVSTFLDIYIQRDLDNGTLTESEAQELIDHMVMKFRMVKFARIPSYNQLFSGDPVWATLEVGGIGMDGRSMVTKNDFRFLHTLENMGPAPEPNMTVLYSSALPKTFKDYASKISIDTSSVQYENDDVMKPVWGDDYSICCCVSATQTGKEMQFFGARANLAKCLLYAINGGVDEKLGEQVGPAYAPITAEYLDYNEVMAKYDVMMDWLAGLYVNILNLIQYMHDKYYYEAAEMALIDTEVRRTFATGIAGFSHVVDSLSAIKYAKVKCIRNEQGLVTDYEIEGEFPKYGNDDDRADDIAVELLRSFLEKIKRRHTYRNSEATTSILTITSNVVYGKATGAMPDGRKAYTPFAPGGNPSYGAETHGLLASLNSVAKLPYHWALDGISNTQTINPDALGHSEDERVTNLVQVMDGYFDQGAHHLNVNVFGVEKLLDAMEHPEKEEYANFTIRVSGYAVKFIDLTKEQQLDVIARTCHKVL
- a CDS encoding MATE family efflux transporter translates to MSKSNQIQLSDHFTTGRLLKFTASPIIMMIFTSIYTIVDGFFVSNYAGKTAFTALNLIYPYLQMLGCLGFMIGTGGSALVAMTLGTGDEKRANRLFSMLVVATAVLGVLFSAFGLALLEPVALRLGATPELLPSCLTYGRILLTFQTVFMLQYLFQSFFIAAEKPRLGLCFTVAAGATNMVLDFVLVGVAGLGLVGAASATVISQMVGGVAPIFYFMKRRPGCRLYFTKPLFSLWELFKACTNGASELMTNISMSLVSALYNMQLLKLFGADGVAAYGVLMYVGFVFAAVFIGYAQGCAPIVSYHFGADNKDELKNLLRRSLTIISVAGVAMLVSSELLAGPLAKIFVGYDAGLLALTIHGMKLYSISFILSGFNIFGSAFFTALNNGAVSAAISFLRTLLFQIVSILTLPLLIGVDGIWLAVVAAEAMALVCTAGFVVWGRKKYGYL
- a CDS encoding aldo/keto reductase, which codes for MYQPAQNRYDVLPYRRCGDSGLLLPAVSLGLWHNFGDTAPYENMRALCRTAFDNGITHFDLANNYGPEPGAAERNFGKILRDDLGVYRDELIISTKAGYEMWDGPYGNWGSRKYLLASLDQSLRRMGLDYVDIFYHHRMDPNTPLEETMGALAQAVRSGKALYAGLSNYDGPTLEKATAILDELHVPFIINQNRYSIFDRTIESNGLKDTAARLHKGIITFSPLAQGLLTDRYLHGIPADSRVHTDGRFLKETDLTQETLAKIRALNEMAAARGQTLAEMALAWLLSHEEITTVLIGASKTQQILDNIKAVQNTSFTAEELAEIDRISK